A window of Ipomoea triloba cultivar NCNSP0323 chromosome 2, ASM357664v1 contains these coding sequences:
- the LOC116009908 gene encoding uncharacterized protein LOC116009908, translated as MEPGTPLDYALFQLSPKRTRCELFVSTDGKTEKLASGLLKPFVTHLKVAEQVGSAAQSIKLDAGGCKDAHLWFRKGTLERFVRFVSTPEVLELVNNFDVEMSQLESARKIYSQGMSDDLSGSGESGSGVTGAADATKKELLRAIDVRLTAVQQDLLAACSCAASAGFNLDTVSELKMFADQFGTGRLNEACTKFIASCERRPEIMRQWQAGADDLVVRTSYGSDMSIDDEPITPPNQLTAGSHPTRRDSNFTQQQQQQQRPRPPDQSNTSTSQQPRSSSDALSLRRSRESSVEPEEKSVGENNSVESEPTPASQPMRRLSVQDRINMFESKQKENVGSGAKASAGKPEIRRLSSDVSAAPSAVEKAVLRRWSGVSDMSIDLSFEKSDGETPLCTPSSATVSQSKHDDQKRSGLTDTPSISSKPEFVIVPPRVKDSKLKDSESREEVVGSDPFTLSHSKSSNSKLPSSVETDGLKGQTWPNLIATQSEDNSLKEKTESEGQFSALSWDKPNKAALATWAKFKTTQTQTANSLQEQFGSSDNLGDQSSLHLQSKATQRTSGNYGWSERGSVARGKDTWAPHKKGLEGDSSIEAIKKNEVAASSEKVDGSSTSTFGNTENPIMRFKNQAVGAEVIKRPQDLMKQATSISENKETIFSVKRVREAQEGFGSFSTPPAELAQRLRQPKGNQELNDELKMKANELEKLFAEHKQRVPVDQLNPSRRNRPVEMQNQPQASLLYRNPVTDNASVQLPDKYMLAEPAGSSSDMIRSEATPMMRIADNHGHINALNENFSELSLSESSRGKFYKRYMQIRDAKLREEWNSRGAEKEARLKAMQDRLEKSRTEMKAKFSGSADKDDSISSTRRRTERLRLYNSRSLMKREKQHLDFERSDKEGIPEFPEWKQYVEGSNFNVARDASFEDDVSRSAQVKKILPSKSSSSSTPRTSAVPVPRSAVKTSNSNLGRRRLHSENPLTQSVPNFSDMRKENAKPSSAAGKATRLQSRGNSHSKSTREEISIKEDKSRRPQSLRKSTVNVGEFREPTVLNSEDVLTPLRVHEEIQNKHTKTVDSKPFHKRNKSTDFSSRVDVSKQKVSRAPETMNSDEEYEDAIFEPEDPMNAVKDEEDEEFESMITEHNSNLENGDSRLSHESEESTDFGSENGDLVRSFAHIDPSLAAELPAIVPSELESAEHVENSPTESPVSWNSRSHHPFSYPHEMPDVDASVDSSMGSPTSWNSHSLSQTEVDAARMRKKWGTAQKPMLVVNSSQNQSRKDVTRGFRRLLKFGRKSRGMESFVDRISATTSEGDDDTEDGRDPSNQSSEDLRKSRMGFPLGHPSDDNFSENEFFSGQVQSLQSSIPAPPANFKLTEDHLSGSSLKAPRSFFSLSTFRSKGSDSKIR; from the exons ATGGAACCTGGCACTCCTCTTGATTATGCATTATTCCAACTATCACCGAAGCGCACACG ATGTGAATTGTTTGTTAGTACAGATGGAAAGACTGAGAAACTGGCTTCAGGTTTATTGAAGCCATTTGTGACACATCTAAAAGTTGCAGAGCAAGTTGGCTCAGCAGCACAGTCTATTAAGCTTGATGCTGGAGGATGTAAAGATGCTCACTTGTGGTTCAGGAAGGGGACACTTGAAAG GTTTGTACGGTTTGTTAGTACACCAGAGGTTTTGGAGCTTGTCAATAACTTCGATGTTGAAATGTCTCAACTTGAATCGGCTAGGAAAATATATTCACAG GGAATGAGTGATGATCTTTCTGGTTCAG GTGAGAGTGGGTCTGGAGTCACTGGCGCAGCTGATGCAACAAA GAAGGAGCTATTGCGAGCCATCGATGTTCGGCTTACTGCAGTTCAACAAGACTTATTAGCAGCTTGCTCTTGCGCAGCCTCTGCTGGTTTCAACCTAGACACAGTTTCAGAGCTTAAAATGTTTGCAGATCAGTTTGGCACAGGCCGATTAAA CGAAGCTTGCACAAAGTTTATAGCGTCGTGCGAGAGACGGCCGGAGATAATGAGGCAATGGCAAGCCGGAGCGGACGATCTGGTGGTACGAACCTCATACGGTTCAGACATGTCCATTGACGACGAACCGATTACGCCACCAAACCAACTAACCGCTGGGTCCCACCCTACCCGCCGAGATTCGAACTtcactcaacaacaacaacaacaacaacgtcCTCGCCCACCGGACCAATCCAACACTTCAACTTCTCAGCAGCCTAGATCTTCATCCGACGCTCTCTCTCTGCGACGAAGCAGAGAGTCGAGCGTCGAGCCAGAGGAGAAGAGCGTCGGAGAGAATAATAGTGTAGAGTCCGAGCCAACTCCGGCGAGTCAGCCGATGAGGCGGCTCAGCGTTCAGGACCGGATCAACATGTTCGAGAGCAAGCAGAAGGAGAATGTGGGGAGCGGGGCCAAGGCATCCGCCGGAAAGCCTGAGATCCGGAGACTCTCGTCTGATGTCTCGGCGGCCCCGTCGGCGGTGGAGAAGGCGGTGTTGAGGAGATGGAGCGGCGTAAGCGACATGAGCATTGATTTGAGTTTCGAAAAGAGTGATGGTGAAACTCCTCTATGCACTCCATCTTCCGCCACTGTTTCTCAGTCCAAGCATGACGACCAAAAACGATCAGGTTTGACTGATACACCATCAATTTCAAGTAAGCCCGAGTTCGTGATTGTCCCACCTCGAGTCAAGGACAGCAAACTCAAAGACTCCGAGTCCAGGGAAGAGGTAGTTGGGTCAGATCCATTTACCCTTTCACATTCTAAATCCAGTAATTCAAAGTTGCCCAGCTCCGTTGAGACTGATGGTTTGAAGGGTCAGACTTGGCCTAATTTAATTGCGACCCAGTCAGAGGACAACAGTTTGAAAGAAAAAACAGAATCAGAAGGGCAGTTCAGCGCTTTGTCTTGGGATAAACCCAATAAAGCTGCTTTGGCTACCTGGGCAAAGTTCAAGACTACTCAGACGCAGACTGCGAACTCTTTGCAAGAGCAGTTCGGGTCATCTGATAATTTAGGTGATCAGTCATCTTTGCATTTACAGTCTAAGGCTACTCAAAGGACTAGCGGGAATTACGGGTGGTCAGAACGTGGTTCTGTAGCAAGAGGTAAAGATACTTGGGCTCCTCACAAGAAAGGACTTGAAGGTGATTCTTCAATTGAGGCAATCAAGAAGAACGAGGTGGCTGCCTCATCTGAGAAAGTGGATGGAAGTTCTACATCAACATTTGGTAACACCGAAAACCCCATAATGAGGTTTAAGAATCAAGCAGTAGGTGCGGAAGTGATTAAAAGGCCACAAGATCTCATGAAACAGGCTACTTCTATTTCTGAGAATAAGGAAACAATTTTCTCCGTCAAAAGGGTAAGGGAGGCTCAGGAGGGCTTTGGTTCATTTTCAACACCCCCAGCAGAGCTGGCTCAGAGGTTACGCCAGCCAAAAGGGAACCAGGAACTCAATGATGAGTTGAAGATGAAAGCAAATGAACTTGAGAAACTCTTCGCTGAGCATAAACAACGTGTTCCTGTAGATCAGTTGAATCCTTCTCGGAGAAATAGGCCTGTAGAGATGCAAAACCAGCCGCAAGCAAGTTTGTTGTATAGGAACCCTGTAACAGATAATGCTTCTGTTCAGTTGCCTGACAAGTACATGTTGGCTGAACCTGCTGGAAGTTCGAGTGACATGATCAGATCCGAGGCTACTCCCATGATGAGAATTGCTGACAATCATGGTCATATTAATGCTCTAAATGAGAATTTCTCTGAGCTTAGTTTATCAGAAAGTTCTCGAGGAAAATTCTACAAGAGGTATATGCAAATAAGGGATGCAAAATTAAGGGAAGAATGGAATTCCAGGGGAGCTGAGAAGGAAGCCAGGCTGAAGGCTATGCAGGACAGGCTTGAAAAGAGTAGAACTGAGATGAAAGCTAAATTTTCAGGATCTGCAGATAAAGATGATTCAATTTCCAGTACTCGCAGGCGCACAGAGAGACTCAGGTTATATAATAGCAGGTCATTAATGAAGAGAGAGAAG CAACATTTAGATTTTGAGCGAAGTGACAAGGAAGGTATACCAGAATTTCCTGAATGGAAGCAGTATGTGGAAGGAAGTAACTTCAATGTGGCACGGGATGCATCTTTTGAAGATGATGTTTCTAGGAGTGCTCAAGTTAAGAAGATTTTACCTTCTAAAAGCTCATCTTCATCCACTCCTCGCACCTCTGCAGTACCTGTTCCAAGGTCGGCTGTAAAAACTTCTAATAGCAATCTAGGCAGGAGAAGATtgcactctgaaaatcctctcACACAGTCTGTCCCAAACTTCTCAGATATGAGAAAAGAGAATGCAAAGCCTTCATCTGCAGCTGGTAAAGCAACACGTTTACAATCTAGAGGCAATTCTCATAGCAAAAGCACTAGAGAGGAGATATCCATAAAGGAAGATAAATCTCGACGACCACAGTCTTTGAGAAAAAGCACTGTGAATGTGGGGGAGTTCAGAGAGCCAACTGTTTTGAATTCTGAAGATGTTTTGACACCACTAAGAGTTCATGAAGAGATCCAGAATAAACATACCAAGACGGTGGACTCAAAACCTTTCCACAAGAGGAATAAGAGTACAGATTTTAGTTCTAGAGTTGATGTTTCAAAGCAGAAAGTTTCTAGGGCACCTGAGACCATGAACAGTGATGAAGAATATGAAGATGCAATCTTTGAACCAGAGGACCCAATGAATGCAgtcaaagatgaagaagatgaagagtttgAGAGCATGATCACTGAGCATAACTCTAACTTAGAAAATGGGGATTCTAGACTGAGTCATGAATCTGAGGAATCAACAGATTTTGGGTCAGAAAATGGTGATCTTGTGAGATCTTTTGCTCATATTGACCCTTCTTTGGCAGCTGAATTGCCTGCTATTGTTCCATCTGAACTAGAGTCTGCTGAACACGTGGAAAATTCACCAACAGAAAGTCCTGTGTCCTGGAACTCTCGCTCTCATCACCCGTTTTCTTATCCTCATGAGATGCCTGATGTTGATGCTTCTGTGGACTCCTCAATGGGAAGCCCTACTTCCTGGAACTCTCATTCATTAAGCCAAACAGAAGTCGATGCTGCTAGAATGAGGAAGAAATGGGGAACTGCTCAGAAACCCATGCTGGTTGTCAATTCTTCCCAAAATCAGTCCCGCAAGGATGTTACCCGAGGGTTTCGGAGGTTACTAAAGTTTGGAAGGAAAAGTCGTGGGATGGAAAGCTTCGTTGACAGGATATCTGCTACTACTTCTGAAGGTGATGATGATACAGAAGATGGACGCGATCCTTCCAATCAGTCATCAGAAGATTTGAGGAAGTCAAGAATGGGCTTTCCTCTAGGGCATCCTTCTGATGATAATTTCAGTGAAAATGAGTTCTTCAGTGGACAAG TTCAATCCTTGCAGAGTTCTATTCCAGCACCTCCAGCTAACTTCAAGCTGACAGAGGATCATTTATCCGGGAGCTCACTAAAAG CTCCGAGATCATTTTTTTCATTGTCAACCTTTCGTAGCAAGGGTAGTGATTCCAAGATTAGATGA
- the LOC116010057 gene encoding ABC transporter B family member 19-like yields MANSPFGIDYYSSPSFSRPHSPLHTTPAISQPHSPSSASTSHRFSSPRHRHPTPASPFAADDDRSWQGEISWQCQSKGWDESRSLGTALSPWIASQGPRTMFKKSANDVHLSPTSGVFQSFLNPHFQHSFSGYGAVSSGRLELQSFGNGENGNSFSRASISAGEEHNTKPQQAFRLDTIREWPTGSLADKDREEINPFHHHTGMFNDHIPSNNHHHRNFDDWKHGVKGGDDDYEVKCVDHVHHFNHYSRQSNIHHYGLEDMYTEDDGGLSYDDDEEADEEEADPPKSVGLLSLFKYSTRLDLILIMLGCLGALINGGSLPWYSYLFGDFVNKIAQDTDKEQMMKDIGQACLFMTGLAAVVVVGAYLEITCWRIVGERSVYRIRTKYLRAVLRQDIGYFDTEMNTADIMHGLSSDVAQIQEVMGEKMAHFVHHIFTFICGYIVGFLRSWKISLVVLAVIPLNMLCGIVYKAVYVGLTAKEEESYRKAGTIAEQAISSIRTVSSFVAEDYLAAKYSDSLENSVRFGARLGFAKGAGLGIIYFITYATWALAFWYGSILVAKKEISGGAAIACFFGVNVGSRGLALSLSYFAQFAQGTVAASRVFEVIDRVPEIDPYSTEGLSLSSIRGKIEFKYVSFAYPSRPMVQILQSLELVFPASKTSALVGSSGSGKSTIFALVERFYDPAQGFISLDGHDIRTLQVKWLRSQIGMVGQEPVLFGTTILENVMMGKENAKKKEAIAACIAANAHSFISNLPDGYDTQVGNKGAQLSGGQKQRIALARAMIKDPKILLLDEPTSALDPESEAILQQAIDKICMGRTTIVIAHRLATVRNAHTIHVLDHGSVLESGNHNQLMEKVGAYSDLVKLASVAVSKPLSNENDVRNDLEFSAYEKSVNYISKVKNMYETPREEYLESVQEGHKEEEEKGEEAKLKNYRLSEIWNLQRPEFTILLVGMIMGMHAGAILSIYPLVLGQALKVYFDKDTSELKTKVGYLSLILVGLGFGCIVTMICQQGFCGLAGTKLTSRIRNLLFKSILKQEPGWFDFDENSVGVLVSRLSIDSVSFRSVLGDRFSVLLMGLSSAAVGLGISFSLEWRLTLLAAALTPFTLGASYFSLIMNVGPKLDNSSYARASNIAAGAVSNIRTVATFSTQEHIVRSFENALSEPQKTSVRRSQILGLALGVSQGAMYGAYTLTLWFGAYLVKQGYTNFGDVYKIFLILVISSFSVGQLAGLAPDTSMASAAIPAVLAIINRAPLIGSDSQKGRKLKMAKPVDVEFKMVKFAYPSRPDVTVLSNFSLEIKGGTMVALVGTSGSGKSTVIWMIQRFYDPIQGSILMGGVDLRELNLKWLRNQTALVGQEPVLFAGTIRENIAFGCPNASWAEIEEAAKEAYIHKFISGLPQGYETKVGESGVQLSGGQKQRIAIARAILKKSKVLLLDEASSALDLESEKHVQDAIRRISNHATTVVVAHRLSTIREANMIAVVKEGEVAEYGSHDRLMASQLDGVYASLIRAETEALAFS; encoded by the exons ATGGCGAATTCTCCATTCGGCATAGACTACTACTCTTCTCCCTCCTTCAGCAGGCCGCATTCTCCTCTCCACACGACGCCGGCGATTTCCCAACCCCACTCCCCCTCTTCCGCCTCCACCTCTCACCGCTTTTCCAGCCCCCGCCACCGCCACCCCACTCCGGCCAGCCCTTTCGCCGCCGACGACGACAGGTCATGGCAGGGAGAGATTTCTTGGCAGTGTCAGAGCAAAGGGTGGGACGAAAGTCGCAGTCTTGGCACCGCATTGAGCCCCTGGATAGCCTCTCAAGGTCCCAGAACAATGTTCAAGAAATCAGCTAATGATGTTCATCTTTCTCCCACTTCCGGTGTTTTCCAGAGCTTTTTAAACCCCCACTTTCAACACTCTTTCTCCGGCTACGGTGCCGTTTCATCCGGTAGACTTGAGCTTCAGAGCTTTGGTAATGGCGAGAATGGGAATTCTTTTTCCAGGGCCAGTATTTCTGCAGGTGAAGAACATAATACTAAGCCACAACAAGCTTTCAGGCTTGACACTATTAGGGAATGGCCTACTGGATCTTTAGCTGACAAAGACAGAGAAGAAATCAATCCATTTCATCACCATACAGGAATGTTCAATGATCATATTCCAAGTAACAATCACCATCACAGAAATTTTGATGATTGGAAGCATGGAGTCAAGGGTGGGGATGATGACTATGAGGTGAAATGTGTTGATCATGTTCATCATTTCAATCATTATTCTAGGCAATCAAATATTCATCACTATGGGCTGGAAGATATGTACACTGAAGATGATGGAGGCTTATCGTATGACGACGACGAAGAAGCTGATGAAGAAGAGGCAGATCCACCAAAGTCAGTTGGGCTGCTTAGCCTATTCAAGTACTCAACCAGGTTGGATTTGATTCTTATTATGCTAGGTTGTCTGGGAGCTCTAATAAATGGAGGATCTCTTCCATGGTATTCTTATCTTTTTGGAGATTTTGTCAATAAGATTGCCCAGGATACAGATAAAGAACAAATGATGAAGGACATAGGACAG GCATGTCTGTTTATGACTGGACTGGCAGCTGTGGTTGTGGTTGGAGCATACTTGG AGATTACTTGTTGGAGAATTGTGGGGGAAAGATCAGTTTACAGGATAAGGACCAAGTATCTAAGAGCAGTCTTGAGACAGGATATTGGTTATTTTGACACAGAAATGAACACTGCAGATATTATGCATGGACTCTCAAGTGATGTTGCTCAAATCCAAGAAGTAATGGgggaaaag ATGGCACATTTTGTTCATCACATATTCACCTTCATCTGTGGCTACATAGTTGGGTTTTTGAGATCATGGAAGATATCTCTGGTAGTGCTTGCAGTGATCCCATTAAATATGTTATGTGGCATTGTTTATAAGGCCGTATATGTTGGCCTAACCGCAAAAGAAGAG GAATCTTATCGAAAAGCTGGGACTATAGCGGAGCAAGCCATAAGTTCAATTAGAACAGTTTCTTCATTTGTAGCAGAGGATTATTTAGCTGCAAAGTATTCTGATTCACTTGAAAATTCAGTACGTTTTGGAGCAAGGTTAGGCTTCGCGAAAGGTGCAGGACTaggaataatttattttattacttatGCAACGTGGGCGCTGGCATTTTGGTATGGCTCGATTCTAGTGGCTAAGAAGGAGATTTCAGGAGGTGCAGCCATTGCTTGTTTCTTTGGTGTCAATGTTGGAAGCAG GGGCCTGGCACTGTCACTGTCATATTTTGCTCAGTTTGCACAGGGAACTGTAGCAGCTAGCAGAGTTTTTGAAGTCATAGATAGAGTTCCAGAGATTGATCCCTACAGTACAGAAGGGCTGAGCTTATCAAGTATAAGAGGGAAAATCGAATTCAAATATGTTTCCTTTGCCTACCCCTCGCGTCCAATGGTCCAGATTCTTCAGTCTCTTGAGTTAGTCTTTCCAGCTTCAAAAACTTCAGCACTAGTTGGCTCTAGTGGAAGTGGTAAATCAACCATATTTGCACTAGTTGAAAGGTTCTATGACCCTGCCCAGG GTTTTATCAGTTTGGATGGTCATGATATAAGGACACTGCAAGTCAAGTGGCTGAGAAGTCAGATAGGTATGGTTGGGCAAGAACCTGTGCTGTTTGGTACGACGATACTGGAAAATGTGATGATGGGAAAGGAAAACGCTAAAAAGAAGGAAGCAATTGCTGCTTGCATTGCGGCAAATGCTCACAGCTTCATCTCAAACCTTCCAGATGGATATGATACACAG GTTGGGAATAAAGGAGCTCAACTCTCTGGAGGTCAAAAGCAGCGTATTGCTCTTGCTCGAGCAATGATCAAAGACCCCAAAATCCTGCTGTTAGATGAGCCAACGAGCGCCTTAGACCCTGAATCTGAGGCCATACTTCAGCAGGCTATCGACAAGATTTGTATGGGCAGAACCACCATTGTCATTGCTCATAGGTTAGCCACGGTTAGGAACGCTCACACTATTCATGTGCTGGATCATGGTTCGGTTCTTGAATCGGGTAACCATAATCAACTCATGGAAAAGGTTGGAGCCTATTCGGACCTTGTGAAGCTTGCTTCAGTTGCAGTGTCAAAACCTTTGTCAAATGAAAACGACGTGAGAAACGATTTGGAGTTCTCTGCATATGAAAAATCTGTGAATTATatttcaaaagtgaaaaatatgTATGAAACACCAAGAGAGGAATATCTTGAGTCTGTTCAAGAAGGGCacaaagaagaagaggaaaaaggagaagaagcAAAGTTGAAGAATTATCGGCTTTCTGAGATATGGAACCTGCAAAGGCCAGAATTTACCATATTATTAGTGGGGATGATAATGGGTATGCATGCAGGTGCAATTCTCTCTATCTATCCCTTAGTTCTAGGCCAAGCTCTTAAAGTGTATTTCGATAAGGACACTTCAGAATTGAAAACAAAAGTTGGGTACCTTAGCTTGATACTGGTTGGCCTTGGCTTTGGATGTATAGTAACCATGATATGCCAGCAAGGGTTCTGTGGCTTAGCTGGTACAAAGCTCACATCGAGAATCAGAAACTTGTTGTTTAAATCCATACTGAAACAAGAACCCGGCTGGTTTGACTTTGATGAGAATTCCGTTGGTGTTCTTGTGTCTAGGCTTTCCATTGATTCAGTTAGCTTCAGATCAGTACTTGGTGACCGGTTTTCAGTTCTATTAATGGGCTTGAGTTCAGCAGCAGTGGGACTTGGCATTTCGTTTTCACTCGAGTGGAGGTTAACTTTGTTGGCTGCTGCCCTCACACCGTTCACGCTAGGAGCTAGCTATTTCAGTCTGATAATGAACGTGGGGCCTAAACTCGATAACAGCTCCTATGCTAGAGCTAGCAACATTGCTGCAGGTGCAGTGTCGAATATAAGAACAGTGGCGACGTTCTCAACTCAGGAGCACATAGTTCGTTCGTTTGAGAATGCGTTATCTGAGCCCCAAAAAACATCTGTCAGGAGATCACAGATTCTTGGCTTAGCACTTGGCGTTTCTCAAGGTGCAATGTATGGTGCTTATACTCTAACTCTCTGGTTTGGTGCCTACTTGGTAAAACAAGGGTACACCAACTTTGGAGATGTGTATAAGATCTTTCTGATTCTCGTGATAAGCTCATTTTCTGTGGGACAACTAGCTGGCCTTGCACCAGATACTTCAATGGCCTCGGCTGCTATTCCTGCTGTGTTGGCAATCATAAACCGCGCTCCTTTGATTGGCAGCGACTCACAGAAAGGCAGAAAACTGAAAATGGCAAAGCCTGTTGATGTCGAGTTCAAGATGGTGAAATTTGCATATCCATCCAGGCCAGATGTGACCGTCTTAAGTAACTTCTCCCTCGAGATCAAGGGTGGAACAATGGTGGCTTTAGTAGGCACAAGTGGATCAGGCAAGTCAACAGTGATATGGATGATTCAGAGGTTTTATGATCCAATTCAAGGGAGTATCCTAATGGGAGGGGTTGATTTGAGGGAGCTTAATCTGAAGTGGCTGAGAAACCAAACAGCCTTAGTTGGTCAAGAGCCTGTCTTATTTGCAGGAACCATACGAGAAAACATAGCGTTCGGGTGTCCTAACGCTTCCTGGGCCGAGATTGAAGAGGCTGCAAAGGAAgcctacattcacaaattcattTCTGGCCTTCCTCAAGGCTATGAAACTAAG GTTGGCGAAAGTGGGGTACAGTTATCCGGTGGACAGAAACAGCGAATCGCGATTGCAAGGGCTATACTGAAGAAATCAAAGGTGCTGTTACTGGATGAGGCCAGCAGTGCTCTGGACTTGGAATCAGAGAAACACGTGCAAGACGCGATCAGGAGGATTTCCAATCACGCCACCACAGTAGTCGTGGCTCACCGCCTCTCCACAATCCGGGAAGCCAACATGATTGCTGTTGTGAAGGAAGGTGAAGTGGCAGAATATGGAAGCCATGACAGACTCATGGCTTCCCAGCTTGATGGCGTTTATGCTAGTCTGATTCGTGCAGAAACCGAAGCCTTGGCCTTTTCCTAA
- the LOC116010299 gene encoding 25.3 kDa vesicle transport protein-like → MVKLTMIARIVDGLPLAEGLDDCRDIPDADFYKQQVKSLFKNLATGHNGPSRMSIETGPYMFHYVIEGRVCYLTMCDRSYPKKLAFQYLEDLKNEFERVNGSQIETAARPYAFIKFDTFIQKTKKLYQDTRTQRNIAKLNDELYEVHQIMTRNVQEVLGVGEKLDQVSQMSSRLTSESRVYADKARDLNRQALIRKWAPVAVVLGVVFLLFWVRKKLW, encoded by the exons ATGGTGAAGTTGACTATGATTGCCCGTATTGTTGATGGCCTTCCTTTAGCTGAAGGATTGGATGACTGTCGTGATATACCAGATGCAGATTTCTACAAGCAGCAGGTCAAGAGCTTATTCAAAAACCTAGCAACGGGCCATAATGGACCTTCAAGAATGTCTATTGAGACTGGCCCTTACATGTTTCA TTATGTAATTGAAGGGCGTGTTTGTTATCTAACAATGTGTGACCGTTCGTATCCCAAGAAACTTGCCTTTCAATACCTGGAAGACCTTAAGAACGAATTTGAGCGTGTGAATGGTAGTCAAATTGAAACTGCTGCTAGACCTTACGCTTTTATTAAGTTTG ATACTTTCATACAAAAGACAAAGAAACTGTACCAAGACACAAGAACTCAACGCAATATTGCTAAGTTGAATGATGAGCTTTATGAAGTTCATCAGATAATGACACGCAATGTACAAGAAGTTCTTGGGGTTGGTGAAAAGTTGGACC AGGTCAGTCAGATGTCTAGCCGCTTGACATCAGAGTCTCGTGTCTATGCTGATAAAGCAAGGGATTTGAATCGTCAG GCTTTGATTCGAAAATGGGCCCCTGTGGCGGTAGTCCTTGGTGTTGTTTTCCTCCTTTTCTGGGTGAGAAAGAAGCTTTGGTGA
- the LOC116010298 gene encoding zinc finger CCCH domain-containing protein 62-like: MAFIEKIHCVESDSDTYYDSDDSQEDPTFAILEETKSKISSLSISSKKTESRRGVSDVIDDSDGEEQDAIDVDESDQKSYESVQNMILAGEIEKLKIDQCKVYLRKHGLRLTGKKATLIERIKEHIDVVNGGGEKKYPVSSFVLNCKGDACTGDVVLFEQNVYEMFNIASRSASAPPCGTRVVAGRIVKESYGMAKQQHTFTIEVLWSKGEKPLPALHPLLIKGRNLYRLKTMRQRWEDEGQRQKMLSEKHARGSVARTNREARIAEKEMRMKPKLNRVKRAECQKQAPVRSKEQTRHMASMNLEKSGNEHQKCRNDTKLTEIEGKVINHNEPLPSSHDRIHQRQPLSDANVMNSSRSPCRGHISVQCSSKPMKSPSRVQNQMRQPLTDANVNTSAPYNTQYASYNAPRGGAFTHGENINSNILVRPTMWHGYAGNRNHHPTDQTRANSLSNSGSSEVSIVKQPCRYYAQGRCYYGHNCKWLH; the protein is encoded by the exons atggcATTTATTGAGAAGATTCACTGCGTTGAATCGGATTCTGACACTTATTATGATTCCGACGATTCGCAAGAAGATCCTACCTTCGCCATTCTTGAAGAGACAAAATCGAAAATTTCAAGCCTCTCCATCAGTAGTAAGAAAACTGAATCCAG GCGTGGTGTTTCCGATGTTATTGATGATAGTGATGGGGAAGAACAAGACGCCATTGATGTTGACGAGAGTGATCAGAAGAGTTATGAGAGTGTTCAAAACATGATTCTAG CTGGTGAGATTGAAAAGCTAAAAATTGATCAGTGCAAGGTCTATCTAAGGAAGCATGGATTGAGATTGACTGGCAAAAAAGCTACGCTTATTGAGCGTATCAAGGAGCATATTGA TGTTGTCAATGGTGGTGGAGAGAAGAAGTATCCTGTATCTAGTTTTGTATTGAACTGCAAAG GTGATGCATGCACTGGAGATGTTGTTTTGTTTGAACAAAATGTATATGAAAT GTTCAATATTGCTTCCAGGAGCGCTAGTGCTCCTCCATGCGGTACAAGGGTTGTTGCAGGAAGAATTGTAAAAGAGAGCTATGGCATGGCAAAACAACAACATACATTTACT ATTGAAGTACTATGGAGCAAAGGGGAGAAACCACTTCCTGCACTGCATCCCCTCCTCATCAAGGGAAGAAACCTTTATCGGTTAAAAACAATGAGACAG AGATGGGAAGATGAAGGGCAACGGCAGAAAATGTTGTCAGAAAAACATGCAAGAGGTTCTGTTGCCCGAACAAATAGGGAAGCACGAATTGCAGAAAAGGAAATGCGAATGAAGCCAAAGTTGAATAG GGTGAAGAGAGCAGAATGCCAGAAGCAAGCACCAGTTAGAAGCAAAGAGCAAACAAGGCATATGGCATCGATGAACTTGGAGAAATCAGGGAACGAACATCAGAAGTGCAGGAATGATACCAAGTTAACTGAAATAGAGGGAAAGGTTATTAATCATAATGAGCCGCTGCCATCATCTCATGACAGGATTCATCAGAGGCAACCTTTGAGTGATGCAAATGTGATGAATAGTTCAAGGAGCCCATGCAGAGGGCACATCAGTGTACAGTGTAGCTCTAAACCTATGAAGAGCCCATCAAGGGTGCAGAATCAGATGCGGCAACCTTTGACTGATGCTAATGTGAATACTTCAGCTCCCTACAATACACAATATGCAAGTTACAATGCCCCAAGAGGAGGAGCATTTACCCATGGTGAAAACATAAATTCCAATATTCTGGTGCGTCCAACAATGTGGCATGGGTATGCAGGAAACAGAAATCATCATCCTACTGATCAAACGAGAGCAAACTCCCTGTCCAATAGCGGGAGCAGTGAAGTTTCTATTGTGAAGCAGCCATGTCGATATTATGCTCAAGGTAGATGTTATTACGGGCACAATTGCAAGTGGTTGCACTAG